Proteins encoded by one window of Paenibacillus urinalis:
- a CDS encoding DNA-3-methyladenine glycosylase family protein — MDIPQQDMPGSNSKVEFYPGDIRFKLSLPELFNYEEILYYLNRSKLECLHQVDQGRVYKLIRVKEAETMLPFQLEYDQEAHALNVQSLLETPLLAEECQAAAAYITEWLDLDRDLTPVETLVASDPILSKFPESLRGLRIVGVPDLFEALCWAVLGQQINLTFAYTLKRRLTETYGERHQYGERTYHLFPTPQSMLTASVQDLKELQITTKKSEYILDLARRISSGELQKGGLIASGYYEAEQTLISIRGIGPWTAHYVLMRCLRDPAAFPIGDAGLHAALKRQLGLSVKPTPDQIRELFKPWAGYEAYAVFYLWRTLTL, encoded by the coding sequence ATGGATATACCGCAGCAGGACATGCCCGGTTCCAATTCTAAAGTGGAGTTCTATCCTGGAGATATTCGCTTCAAGCTGTCTCTGCCGGAGCTGTTTAACTATGAAGAAATTCTGTATTATTTGAACCGTTCCAAGCTGGAATGTCTGCATCAGGTGGATCAGGGGAGGGTATATAAACTGATTAGAGTTAAGGAAGCGGAAACCATGCTTCCGTTTCAACTGGAGTATGATCAAGAGGCACATGCGTTGAATGTTCAATCCCTGCTCGAAACACCGCTCCTTGCTGAGGAATGCCAAGCAGCAGCTGCCTATATAACCGAATGGCTGGATCTGGACAGAGATCTCACTCCTGTGGAGACACTTGTCGCGTCTGACCCCATTCTCTCGAAATTCCCTGAATCGTTACGAGGACTCCGTATCGTTGGTGTTCCTGATCTATTCGAGGCTTTATGCTGGGCAGTGCTCGGACAGCAGATCAATCTGACCTTTGCTTATACATTAAAACGCCGGCTTACCGAGACTTATGGCGAGCGTCACCAATACGGAGAGCGGACGTACCATCTCTTCCCGACGCCTCAGTCCATGCTGACAGCATCCGTACAGGATCTGAAGGAGCTGCAGATTACGACCAAAAAAAGCGAATATATATTGGATCTGGCCAGGCGGATAAGCAGCGGTGAGCTCCAGAAAGGTGGCCTTATTGCTTCGGGATACTATGAGGCCGAGCAGACACTCATCTCCATTCGCGGGATCGGCCCCTGGACAGCACATTATGTGCTGATGCGCTGCCTGCGTGATCCCGCTGCCTTTCCTATCGGTGATGCCGGACTTCATGCTGCGCTGAAGCGGCAGCTTGGTCTCAGCGTGAAGCCGACTCCTGATCAGATCCGGGAGCTGTTTAAGCCTTGGGCAGGCTATGAAGCCTACGCCGTCTTCTATCTATGGCGAACCCTTACGTTGTAG
- a CDS encoding ArsR/SmtB family transcription factor, with protein MSAAPKHDVFQAIADPTRRDLLHLLSHGEMPVGAISERFPISRTAVSKHLRVLADAGLVKDRKVGRETRYRLDTEPLTELKRWLSYYERFWDNKLTMLKRYAEQEERLKED; from the coding sequence ATGTCAGCTGCACCTAAGCATGATGTCTTTCAAGCGATTGCAGATCCTACCCGCCGGGATTTGCTTCATCTACTAAGTCATGGGGAGATGCCGGTTGGTGCCATCAGTGAGCGGTTTCCCATCAGCCGAACCGCCGTATCCAAGCACCTGCGTGTGCTGGCTGATGCCGGGCTTGTGAAGGACCGCAAGGTTGGACGCGAGACCAGGTATCGACTGGATACCGAGCCTCTGACCGAGCTGAAGCGCTGGTTGTCTTATTATGAGCGGTTCTGGGATAACAAGCTCACGATGCTGAAGCGATATGCAGAACAGGAAGAGCGTTTGAAAGAGGATTAA
- a CDS encoding SRPBCC family protein: MTQTLPDIQKTIVIDAPIEKVWSTVATADGIAAWFMPNDFEPVLGHEFQLQAGPWGNSQCKVTELEPPHRLSFTWDKDWLITFELAEKDGQTEFTLTHGGWTLDEKTSFGEDHSVVRDRMSGGWSGILSKLAAQFGA; this comes from the coding sequence ATGACGCAAACTTTGCCGGATATTCAGAAGACCATCGTTATCGATGCGCCCATCGAGAAAGTGTGGAGTACAGTGGCAACGGCCGACGGTATTGCTGCCTGGTTTATGCCAAATGACTTTGAGCCCGTGCTGGGGCATGAATTTCAACTTCAGGCAGGACCGTGGGGAAATTCGCAGTGCAAAGTGACTGAACTCGAACCGCCGCATCGGCTCAGCTTCACATGGGACAAGGATTGGCTCATTACCTTTGAGCTTGCTGAGAAGGATGGGCAGACGGAATTCACACTTACCCACGGCGGCTGGACCTTGGACGAGAAGACCTCCTTCGGCGAAGATCACAGCGTAGTGCGTGACCGGATGTCAGGCGGCTGGAGTGGAATTCTTAGCAAGCTGGCAGCTCAGTTTGGAGCGTAG
- the pepT gene encoding peptidase T translates to MKQDLIRRITGYVRMDTQSDENGETCPSTPGQLELGRKLVEELQEIGMQEVTMDDNGYVMATLPANTDKEVPVIGFLAHLDTATDFTGKNVNPQLIDAYDGNDIVLNKEQKIILSAKDFPELANYKGHTLITTDGTTLLGADNKAGIAEIMTAMDYLLNHPEIKHGKIRVAFTPDEEIGRGPHRFDVEAFGAKYAYTVDGGPLGELEYESFNAAAAKIVFKGKNVHPGTAKNKMVNSAKIAMEFNGLLPVEEAPEHTDGYDGFYHLSSVQGDVEETTLSYIIRDFDRARFEARKANMERIAKDLQAKYGEERIQLTLRDQYYNMREKIEPVKFIVDIAGEAMKSLDIEPHIVPIRGGTDGSQLSYMGLPTPNIFTGGENYHGRYEYVSVDHMVLATQVIIGIIERFEQREA, encoded by the coding sequence ATGAAACAAGATTTGATTCGGCGTATTACCGGTTATGTTCGTATGGATACACAATCGGATGAGAACGGCGAGACCTGTCCGTCTACACCTGGCCAGCTGGAACTAGGACGCAAGCTTGTAGAGGAGCTTCAGGAGATCGGGATGCAGGAAGTCACCATGGATGACAACGGTTATGTGATGGCAACACTGCCTGCGAATACCGACAAGGAAGTTCCGGTCATCGGTTTTCTAGCGCATCTGGATACAGCTACTGATTTTACAGGCAAGAACGTAAATCCTCAGCTCATCGACGCCTACGACGGTAATGATATTGTGCTGAACAAAGAGCAGAAGATTATTCTGTCAGCCAAAGATTTTCCGGAGCTTGCAAACTATAAAGGACATACCTTGATCACAACGGACGGGACAACCCTGCTCGGTGCAGATAACAAAGCCGGTATTGCCGAAATTATGACTGCCATGGACTACCTGCTGAATCATCCTGAGATCAAGCACGGCAAGATTCGCGTCGCCTTCACACCAGACGAAGAGATTGGACGCGGACCACACCGGTTTGATGTTGAAGCCTTTGGCGCAAAATATGCCTATACGGTTGATGGCGGACCCCTTGGAGAGCTGGAATACGAGAGCTTTAATGCGGCGGCGGCCAAGATCGTCTTCAAGGGCAAGAACGTTCACCCCGGAACAGCCAAGAATAAAATGGTCAATTCCGCCAAAATCGCTATGGAGTTCAACGGTCTGCTTCCAGTAGAGGAGGCGCCGGAGCATACGGATGGCTATGATGGTTTTTATCATCTGAGCTCTGTGCAGGGAGACGTAGAAGAGACCACGCTCAGCTATATCATCCGTGACTTTGACCGTGCCCGCTTTGAGGCAAGAAAAGCAAACATGGAACGTATCGCCAAGGACCTTCAGGCTAAATATGGTGAGGAACGCATCCAGCTTACGCTGCGCGACCAATATTACAACATGCGTGAGAAGATTGAACCCGTCAAATTTATCGTTGATATTGCCGGCGAAGCGATGAAGAGTCTCGATATTGAACCTCACATTGTTCCGATTCGCGGAGGTACTGACGGTTCCCAGCTGTCCTATATGGGACTGCCGACACCGAATATTTTCACCGGCGGAGAGAACTACCATGGACGCTACGAATATGTATCTGTCGATCATATGGTCTTAGCAACGCAGGTGATTATCGGCATCATAGAGCGGTTTGAGCAGCGGGAAGCCTAA
- a CDS encoding mechanosensitive ion channel family protein, with protein sequence MNLNSVAEFFGEINWFRLAIAVLLLLVFTVFNKWTSTRLFRLMKRFFGMKWDNLYLTVRNPIRALMILLGVSGAVRFYFDGGGEWVLFSHLIRTAFIACIGWGLYNLSGRSSRFFAGFSTKWGVEESDMIIPFLSKVLRFLVIALTLTIIAAEWGYSINGLVAGLGLGSLAVALAAQDTLSNLIAGVIIVTEKPFSKGDWIKTDTVEGMVEDISFRSSKIRTFADSIVIIPNNILAKSAITNWSRMGKRRITFDLGVAIDSDRKKLVKAVERLREYIESHPEVDKELLMVRVKGMTNEQITIFFYFFTYTTVWVEHMRVLESINFEILNILEEEGIKLAVPAQRLFVEKNMIFEPEEEVDVEKERVYANN encoded by the coding sequence TTGAATTTAAATAGTGTTGCTGAATTTTTTGGCGAAATTAATTGGTTTCGACTAGCCATTGCGGTGCTGCTTCTGTTGGTCTTTACGGTTTTTAACAAATGGACCTCAACCCGTCTTTTTCGTTTAATGAAACGATTCTTTGGTATGAAGTGGGATAATCTCTACCTGACTGTTCGCAATCCGATCCGTGCTCTAATGATCCTGCTCGGCGTTTCCGGTGCAGTTCGGTTTTATTTTGATGGAGGTGGAGAATGGGTTCTATTCTCCCATCTCATTCGAACCGCCTTTATCGCATGTATCGGATGGGGATTGTACAATTTATCGGGAAGGTCATCCCGATTCTTTGCCGGTTTTTCGACCAAGTGGGGCGTAGAAGAGTCGGACATGATCATTCCCTTTTTATCCAAGGTGCTCCGATTCTTAGTCATTGCATTGACGCTGACAATTATCGCAGCAGAGTGGGGTTACAGTATTAATGGTTTGGTTGCAGGACTGGGGCTTGGAAGCCTTGCCGTTGCGCTGGCCGCTCAGGATACGCTCAGTAATCTGATTGCAGGCGTTATTATCGTGACGGAGAAGCCTTTCTCGAAGGGGGATTGGATTAAGACCGATACCGTCGAAGGTATGGTAGAGGATATTTCATTTAGAAGCTCTAAGATCCGTACTTTTGCGGATTCTATCGTTATTATTCCGAACAACATTCTTGCGAAGTCGGCCATTACCAACTGGAGTCGGATGGGCAAGAGACGTATCACCTTCGATCTCGGTGTTGCGATTGATTCGGATCGGAAGAAGCTGGTCAAAGCCGTTGAGCGGCTTCGCGAATATATTGAGAGTCATCCGGAAGTGGACAAAGAGCTGCTGATGGTTCGTGTTAAAGGAATGACAAATGAACAGATTACGATCTTCTTCTATTTCTTTACGTATACGACGGTTTGGGTCGAGCATATGCGGGTGCTGGAGTCGATCAACTTTGAGATTCTGAACATACTGGAAGAAGAGGGGATCAAGCTGGCTGTGCCGGCACAGCGTTTGTTCGTTGAGAAGAATATGATCTTTGAACCAGAAGAGGAAGTGGATGTGGAGAAGGAACGCGTCTACGCAAACAACTAG
- a CDS encoding catalase: MSQEDKRINENSKQEQLDSYRVQDDGKHMTTNQGLKVSEDEHSLKAGRRGPTLMEDFHFREKMTHFDHERIPERIVHARGFGAHGYFQVYEPLTSLTQAKFLQDPSVKTPVFVRFSTVAGSRGSADTVRDVRGFATKFYTEEGNYDLVGNNIPVFFIQDAMKFPDLIHAVKPEPHNEIPQAASAHDTFWDFVGNNHETAHMVMWAMSDRALPRSFRMMEGFGVHTFRLVNEEGEAHFVKFHWKPVLGVHSLVWDETQKVAGKDPDFHRRDLWDAIETGNYPEYELGLQIIKEEDEFSFDFDILDPTKIWPEEIVPVRIVGKMTLNRNTDNFFAETEQIAFHPGHVVPGIDFTNDPLLQGRLFSYTDTQISRLGGPNFAEIPINRPVAPVHNNQRDGMHRMTINKGVTSYHKNGIASNSPSPATPEEGGYKHYTEKVEGHKIQARSESFEDFYSQALLFWNSMSGPEKKHLVSAFQFELGKVQRLEVRQSVVNMLMNIDTELASQVASKIGAQLPETAENPAKPPMIPSSPAISMANTVHSVKTRKVAILAGDGFDQHAVTLMNALTEAGAMAEVVSDHLGPVAGQGGASVEAMHTFLTSDSLLFDAIYVAGGEHSVQALAADPNAAEFIKEAYRHYKPIGAVNEGVAFLVKGLGMASDSAASSAPGIITAASGEELGSFAEEFLTAVAAHRFWDRVI, encoded by the coding sequence ATGAGTCAAGAGGATAAGCGTATTAATGAGAATAGTAAGCAGGAGCAGCTGGATTCCTATCGTGTGCAGGATGACGGCAAGCATATGACGACTAATCAGGGACTTAAGGTGTCGGAGGACGAGCACTCTCTCAAAGCAGGGCGGCGCGGACCAACACTCATGGAAGACTTCCATTTTCGTGAGAAGATGACGCATTTTGACCATGAGCGTATTCCGGAGCGGATCGTACATGCCCGTGGATTTGGTGCCCATGGTTATTTTCAGGTGTACGAGCCTTTAACCTCTCTTACCCAAGCTAAATTCTTGCAGGACCCTTCTGTGAAGACACCGGTCTTTGTCCGCTTCTCTACGGTTGCCGGTTCCCGGGGTTCAGCGGATACTGTGCGGGATGTGCGGGGATTCGCGACTAAATTTTATACAGAAGAAGGGAACTATGACCTGGTTGGTAATAACATTCCCGTATTCTTTATTCAGGACGCCATGAAGTTCCCGGATTTAATTCATGCCGTGAAGCCGGAGCCGCATAATGAGATTCCTCAGGCAGCGTCTGCTCACGATACGTTCTGGGACTTTGTCGGGAACAACCATGAAACGGCACATATGGTCATGTGGGCGATGTCGGATCGTGCCCTGCCACGGAGCTTCCGTATGATGGAGGGATTTGGTGTACATACCTTTAGACTCGTAAATGAGGAAGGTGAAGCACACTTTGTTAAATTCCACTGGAAGCCGGTACTTGGCGTTCATTCCTTGGTATGGGATGAGACCCAGAAGGTAGCGGGTAAAGATCCTGATTTTCATCGCAGAGATTTGTGGGATGCCATTGAGACAGGAAATTATCCGGAATATGAGCTGGGGCTTCAGATTATTAAGGAAGAGGACGAGTTTTCGTTTGACTTTGATATTTTGGATCCGACAAAAATTTGGCCGGAGGAGATCGTCCCTGTAAGGATCGTCGGCAAAATGACGCTGAATCGTAACACAGACAACTTCTTTGCGGAGACGGAGCAAATTGCCTTCCATCCGGGCCATGTTGTGCCGGGGATTGATTTTACGAATGATCCGCTGCTGCAAGGGCGGCTGTTCTCTTATACAGATACCCAAATCTCCAGACTCGGCGGGCCGAACTTTGCCGAGATTCCGATCAACCGGCCTGTCGCACCGGTGCATAACAATCAGCGTGACGGGATGCATCGGATGACGATCAACAAGGGAGTAACAAGCTATCATAAGAATGGTATCGCCAGCAATTCACCGTCACCTGCCACACCGGAGGAGGGCGGCTACAAGCATTATACGGAGAAGGTTGAGGGGCACAAGATCCAGGCAAGAAGCGAGAGCTTCGAGGATTTCTACAGCCAAGCCTTGCTGTTCTGGAACAGTATGTCGGGTCCTGAGAAGAAGCATCTGGTGAGTGCATTCCAGTTCGAGCTAGGGAAGGTACAGCGGCTGGAGGTGCGTCAGTCAGTTGTGAACATGCTCATGAACATTGATACAGAGCTTGCTTCACAGGTGGCATCCAAGATTGGAGCGCAGCTGCCTGAGACGGCAGAGAATCCGGCCAAACCGCCGATGATTCCATCTTCACCAGCCATCAGCATGGCGAATACAGTGCACTCCGTGAAGACGCGTAAAGTGGCCATACTGGCCGGAGATGGTTTTGATCAGCATGCAGTTACCTTGATGAATGCCTTGACTGAAGCGGGCGCCATGGCCGAAGTGGTCAGCGATCATCTGGGACCTGTTGCAGGACAAGGAGGGGCGAGTGTTGAAGCAATGCACACTTTCCTCACGAGCGATTCACTGCTGTTTGATGCGATCTACGTGGCCGGCGGTGAACATAGTGTGCAGGCTCTTGCAGCCGACCCTAATGCAGCGGAGTTTATTAAGGAAGCTTACAGACACTACAAGCCGATCGGTGCAGTAAATGAAGGGGTAGCCTTTCTTGTAAAAGGTCTGGGTATGGCGTCTGATTCTGCAGCTTCCTCAGCGCCGGGAATCATAACGGCTGCAAGTGGAGAAGAGCTGGGAAGCTTCGCTGAGGAATTCCTGACTGCTGTAGCAGCACATCGCTTCTGGGACCGCGTTATTTAA